From the genome of Symphalangus syndactylus isolate Jambi chromosome 7, NHGRI_mSymSyn1-v2.1_pri, whole genome shotgun sequence, one region includes:
- the POU4F3 gene encoding POU domain, class 4, transcription factor 3: protein MMAMNSKQPFGMHPVLQEPKFSSLHSGSEAMRRVCLPAPQLQGNIFGSFDESLLARAEALAAVDIVSHGKNHPFKPDATYHTMSSVPCTSTSSTVPISHPAALTSHPHHAVHQGLEGDLLEHISPTLSVSGLGAPEHSVMPAQIHPHHLGAMGHLHQAMGMSHPHTVAPHSAMPACLSDVESDPRELEAFAERFKQRRIKLGVTQADVGAALANLKIPGVGSLSQSTICRFESLTLSHNNMIALKPVLQAWLEEAEAAYREKNSKPELFNGSERKRKRTSIAAPEKRSLEAYFAIQPRPSSEKIAAIAEKLDLKKNVVRVWFCNQRQKQKRMKYSAVH from the exons ATGATGGCCATGAACTCCAAGCAGCCTTTCGGCATGCACCCGGTGCTGCAAGAACCCAAATTCTCCAGCCTGCACTCCGGCTCCGAGGCCATGCGCCGAGTCTGTCTCCCAGCCCCGCAG CTGCAGGGTAATATATTTGGAAGCTTTGATGAGAGCCTGCTGGCACGCGCCGAAGCTCTGGCGGCGGTGGATATCGTCTCTCACGGCAAAAACCATCCGTTCAAGCCCGACGCCACCTACCATACCATGAGCAGCGTGCCCTGCACGTCCACTTCGTCCACTGTACCCATCTCCCACCCAGCCGCGCTCACCTCACACCCTCACCACGCCGTGCACCAGGGCCTCGAAGGCGACCTACTGGAGCACATCTCGCCCACGCTGAGTGTGAGCGGCCTGGGCGCTCCGGAACACTCGGTTATGCCCGCACAGATCCATCCACACCACCTGGGCGCCATGGGCCACCTGCACCAGGCCATGGGCATGAGTCACCCGCACACCGTGGCGCCTCATAGCGCCATGCCCGCATGCCTCAGCGACGTGGAGTCAGACCCGCGCGAGCTGGAAGCCTTCGCCGAGCGCTTCAAGCAGCGGCGCATCAAGCTGGGGGTGACCCAGGCGGACGTGGGCGCGGCTCTGGCTAATCTCAAGATCCCCGGCGTGGGCTCGCTGAGCCAAAGCACCATCTGCAGGTTCGAGTCTCTCACTCTCTCGCACAACAACATGATCGCGCTCAAGCCGGTGCTCCAGGCCTGGTTGGAGGAGGCCGAGGCCGCCTACCGAGAGAAGAACAGCAAGCCAGAGCTCTTCAACGGCAGCGAACGGAAGCGCAAACGCACGTCCATCGCGGCGCCGGAGAAGCGTTCACTCGAGGCCTATTTCGCTATCCAGCCACGTCCTTCATCTGAGAAGATCGCGGCCATTGCTGAGAAACTGGACCTTAAAAAGAACGTGGTGAGAGTCTGGTTCTGCAaccagagacagaaacagaaacgAATGAAGTATTCGGCTGTCCACTGA